In Chanodichthys erythropterus isolate Z2021 chromosome 11, ASM2448905v1, whole genome shotgun sequence, a single window of DNA contains:
- the cdkn1ca gene encoding cyclin dependent kinase inhibitor 1Ca produces MANVDVSSNLERHVARRTFPLLARTKVCRNLFGPVDHEELHCEMERKLQEISERDQSRWNFNFETSSPLPGDYEWEAISEETMPFFYKDKVQNKKARAAASVNATGDSSSTADCGLHGISRSPIVQESADVPSRPTDLNQENLSSALNSKPARASVLRNRRKRSLIPETTRNSTPQITDFFPKRKRTLESKQEERSSLQAGTSTSIEVTPRKTIR; encoded by the exons ATGGCAAACGTGGACGTATCAAGCAATCTGGAGCGTCATGTTGCACGGAGAACGTTTCCTCTTCTCGCTCGCACAAAGGTCTGCCGTAACCTTTTCGGACCCGTAGACCACGAGGAGCTGCACTGTGAAATGGAACGCAAACTTCAGGAGATCTCCGAGCGAGACCAGAGCCGGTGGAATTTTAACTTTGAGACCAGCTCGCCTCTGCCTGGAGATTACGAGTGGGAGGCGATTTCAGAGGAAACTATGCCATTTTTCTACAAGGATAAAGTGCAAAATAAGAAAGCTCGCGCCGCGGCGTCTGTTAATGCAACAGGGGACTCGTCCAGCACTGCTGACTGTGGGTTACACGGAATTTCCAGGAGTCCGATAGTTCAAGAATCCGCTGACGTCCCAAGTCGACCCACCGATCTTAACCAGGAGAACCTCTCTAGTGCACTCAACTCAAAACCCGCTCGCGCTTCAGTCCTCAGAAACAGGCGAAAGAGGTCACTCATCCCAGAGACCACGAGAAACAGCACGCCACAAATTACAG ACTTCTTCCCGAAAAGAAAAAGGACCCTGGAGTCCAAACAGGAAGAACGCAGCTCCCTTCAAGCCGGCACATCCACCAGCATTGAAGTAACGCCACGTAAAACAATAAGATG A